The window CTGGAAAGGCTTGCGTCCAGTGCTTCAACCGCCGACGCCCTGATGATCTCCTTCGTCGGCCTGCTCCACGAAAAGCTCACTCGCTACAACTGGGTCGGCTTCTACACGATCGATCCGGAAGATGCCAACATGCTCGTCCTCGGCCCGTTCCGCGGCGCTGCTACACCGCACACGCGCATCCCGCTCAACCAGGGCATCTGCGGCGCAGCTGCGTCCAGCGGAGAGACCGTTGTCGTGGATGACGTCAACAACGACGCGCGTTATCTTGCCTGCTCCATCGAAACAAAATCAGAAATTGTCGTTCCGGTTTTTGCGAAGGGAAGGGTCGTCGGCGAACTCGACATCGACAGCCACGTCCATGCCGCCTTCGGCCCCGAGGACCGCA is drawn from Verrucomicrobiia bacterium and contains these coding sequences:
- a CDS encoding GAF domain-containing protein; protein product: MPTTTQESVSIIFELERLASSASTADALMISFVGLLHEKLTRYNWVGFYTIDPEDANMLVLGPFRGAATPHTRIPLNQGICGAAASSGETVVVDDVNNDARYLACSIETKSEIVVPVFAKGRVVGELDIDSHVHAAFGPEDRKLCEHAAQLLGKFIDSHK